One segment of Sesamum indicum cultivar Zhongzhi No. 13 linkage group LG4, S_indicum_v1.0, whole genome shotgun sequence DNA contains the following:
- the LOC110011218 gene encoding protein Brevis radix-like 2: MSRIYDNWERLVAAVLKREQIRQLCYAPSSSSGSTLSSDFSTISTSQPDESSQIENELTEPYKPGVHVTLEASGDESIKVKRVRFSPRKFNEKEAETWWLNNRDKVYKKYNDLAALAQLKKLSISGKAGSASIVTFLDIREESNEQPLSQTTFDQNMKSRNSEVEGTASHIADVWIETYEPGVHVTLSAFRDGSRDIKRIRFSRRRFREHEAEAWWLENREKVYKKYSVIHP, translated from the exons ATGTCTCGGATCTACGACAACTGGGAGAGGTTGGTGGCAGCCGTGCTGAAGAGAGAGCAGATTCGACAGCTCTGCTACGCCCCCTCCAGCAGCTCAGGCAGCACCCTCTCATCAGATTTCAGTACTATCTCAACTTCTCAACCTGATGAATCTAGTCAAATTGAGAATGAGTTGACTGAACCATACAAACCAGGGGTGCATGTTACACTTGAAGCCTCTGGAGATGAAAGCATAAAGGTCAAACGGGTACGCTTCAG CCCGAGAAAATTCAACGAAAAAGAAGCAGAGACCTGGTGGCTTAACAACAGAGACAAAGtttacaagaaatataatgaTCTAGCAGCGCTTGCCCAACttaagaaattatcaatttcgGGCAAGGCTGGATCTGCCTCAATTGTTACATTTCTCGATATAAGGGAAGAAAGTAATGAACAGCCACTATCTCAGACCACATTTGACCAGAACATGAAATCCAGAAATTCAGAGGTCGAGGGAACTGCTAGTCACATTGCGGATGTGTGGATTGAAACTTATGAACCTGGGGTGCATGTAACACTTAGCGCCTTCAGAGATGGAAGTAGAGACATCAAACGGATACGATTCAG CCGGAGAAGATTCCGGGAGCACGAAGCAGAAGCCTGGTGGCTGGAGAATCGAGAAAAAGTTTACAAGAAATACAGTGTCATCCATCCTTAG
- the LOC105160680 gene encoding probable inactive receptor kinase At5g58300: MSRIYDNWERLVAAVLRKQQLWELFHDQSRSPIPEVHLHILKVPLQSTKFSPPFELEDLLRASAKYLGKGTFGSAYAAALHYGTKIVIKRLKLVSVSEPQFRRHMEVVGNIRDENVTTLRAYFCSKDEKLLLYDCYSNGSVSSLLHGENGENRASVDWPTRMRIAVGAARGIAHIHTQIGGKLVHGNIKASNIFLNSQRYGCISDLGMAYVAATAFIPNSYCYAPEVENTQNVSQASDVYSFGVLLLELLTKKSPVQVSGSEAVDLVKLANSVNRKKWIAKIFDTDVQKNRTVERQMEKMLQIGMMCVAKSPKRRPRMSEVVKVIEDSMLIMVNQFSVRTKMNKLMFFEDARYTFDLEDLLRASAEVLGRGMFGVSYKVILENGITIVVKRSKEVVVAKKEFQRHMEVMSRMQGHENVSELRAHYYSVDEKLLVYDYHSQGSVSALLHGKRGSGRKPLDWKARLRIAIGAARGFAHIHKQDGGKFLHGNIRTSNIFLNEQRHGRVSDVGLATLSSPTTLLVMRTAGYCAPEVMDIKKISQASDVYSFGVVLLELISGKRPIHTTGDGKVISLVRWIETVIREEWTDEVFDAELLRYQHDNEAMLQLLQIAMGCVDSVPKRRPKMADVLMELEAISETETVSSPSVE, encoded by the exons ATGTCACGAATCTATGACAACTGGGAAAGGCTTGTGGCAGCTGTTCTACGGAAACAGCAGCTATGGGAACTTTTCCATGATCAGTCGAGGAGCCCCA TCCCGGAAGTTCATCTTCATATTCTGAAGGTCCCGTTGCAGAGTACAAAGTTCAGTCCACCCTTTGAACTGGAAGATCTGTTGAGGGCTTCTGCGAAGTATCTTGGGAAGGGGACGTTCGGGAGCGCATATGCCGCTGCTCTACATTACGGGACTAAGATTGTGATAAAGAGACTGAAGTTGGTGAGTGTTTCTGAACCACAATTCAGACGACACATGGAGGTTGTTGGGAATATCAGGGATGAAAACGTCACCACCTTAAGGGCTTACTTCTGTTCCAAAGATGAAAAGcttttgttatatgattgttatagtAACGGCAGCGTCTCCTCACTGTTACACG GGGAAAATGGCGAGAATCGGGCTAGTGTAGACTGGCCAACCAGAATGAGAATTGCTGTTGGTGCAGCAAGGGGTATTgcccacatacacacacaaattgGTGGGAAGCTTGTCCATGGAAACATTAAAGCTTCAAATATTTTCCTGAATTCACAAAGGTACGGCTGCATATCTGATCTTGGGATGGCATACGTGGCGGCAACGGCGTTCATACCGAATTCATACTGCTATGCTCCAGAAGTCGAGAACACTCAAAATGTATCCCAAGCATCTGATGTCTATAGCTTTGGGGTTTTGCTGCTTGAACTTCTTACTAAAAAATCTCCTGTACAAGTCAGTGGCAGTGAAGCTGTCGATTTAGTCAAGTTGGCTAATTCTGTTAATCGTAAGAAATGGAttgctaaaatatttgatactgATGTACAGAAGAATCGTACTGTAGAGAGACAGATGGAAAAGATGTTGCAAATAGGCATGATGTGTGTAGCAAAATCCCCTAAGAGAAGACCAAGAATGTCTGAAGTTGTGAAGGTGATAGAGGACAGTATGTTGATTATGGTAAATCAGTTTTCTgtaagaacaaaaatgaacaaactGATGTTTTTTGAGGATGCTCGTTACACATTTGACCTTGAGGATCTGCTGAGGGCTTCTGCTGAGGTGCTTGGAAGGGGAATGTTTGGGGTTTCATACAAGGTAATACTGGAGAACGGAATAACAATTGTCGTAAAGAGGTCGAAGGAAGTGGTTGTTGCAAAAAAAGAATTCCAGCGGCATATGGAGGTCATGAGCAGGATGCAGGGGCACGAAAATGTTTCTGAATTAAGGGCACACTACTATTCAGTGGACGAAAAGCTATTGGTGTATGATTATCACAGTCAGGGCAGTGTATCTGCCTTGCTACATG GGAAACGAGGTTCAGGCAGGAAACCTTTAGATTGGAAGGCTCGATTACGAATTGCAATAGGTGCAGCAAGAGGGTTTGCTCACATCCACAAGCAAGATGGCGGGAAATTTTTGCATGGAAATATAAGAACTTCAAACATTTTCCTAAACGAGCAACGACATGGCCGTGTCTCCGATGTTGGATTGGCAACATTGTCGAGCCCAACTACATTATTAGTTATGAGAACTGCTGGATACTGTGCCCCTGAAGTCATGGACATCAAGAAAATATCCCAAGCTTCCGATGTCTACAGCTTTGGAGTTGTACTACTCGAACTCATCTCTGGAAAGAGGCCTATCCACACGACTGGTGATGGCAAGGTCATTTCACTAGTCAGGTGGATTGAAACTGTTATACGGGAGGAGTGGACAGATGAAGTGTTTGATGCTGAGCTTCTGAGGTATCAGCATGACAATGAGGCTATGCTACAATTGCTGCAAATAGCAATGGGTTGTGTTGATAGTGTCCCCAAGCGCAGGCCTAAAATGGCTGATGTATTGATGGAGCTGGAGGCGATTAGTGAAACTGAAACAGTGAGCAGCCCTTCTGTAGAATAA
- the LOC105160394 gene encoding probably inactive receptor-like protein kinase At5g41680 — MSMIYDNWERLVAAVLKREEIRQLCLQPSRSPSICSESSDCSASFQSRDVRLRKRVASVGKPVPKVVFVGGSSPDFRLKDIVKFCHELGNGTFWTSFLGELLQDVEVSDQELLVSGTEVVIKLWKKVKLPEEEFKQQMKIFGNCRHENVAAPLAYYFSEKANGKLIVYDYHSQGSVSDMLLGKSPTPNWETRLRIAIGAARGIAHVHAQSGGKLAHGNIKASNIFLNSQQYGCVSDFSLTGIMAKPRRGNPWYHTPPYGPASISQEIDVYNFGNLLLELLTGKSSMEAHGFEDDMDLETWVRSIKSQDWTSELFDQCLRRPIRNEKDMIEMVKTEIPGVDLEVQDSVTDWEALRAILRSHFRSMARVPAGYFTAQDLAEMIEMKRVAMRCLRDRPKMTEVVLMLENIKASLSNRKPEHDR; from the exons ATGTCTATGATCTATGACAACTGGGAGAGGCTAGTAGCAGCCGTGCTAAAGAGAGAGGAGATTAGGCAACTATGCCTTCAGCCATCGAGAAGCCCCAGCATCTGTTCTGAATCTTCGGATTGCAGTGCCAGTTTCCAGTCGAGAGATGTGCGGTTACGGAAGAGAGTGGCTTCTGTTGGGAAGCCAGTTCCCAAGGTAGTTTTCGTTGGGGGATCTAGTCCAGATTTTCGCCTAAAAGATATTGTGAAGTTCTGCCATGAGCTGGGCAATGGAACATTTTGGACTTCGTTCCTCGGTGAATTATTGCAGGATGTGGAAGTCTCAGACCAAGAACTTCTGGTTAGTGGAACTGAAGTGGTAATCAAGCTATGGAAGAAAGTGAAATTGCCAGAAGAAGAATTCAAGCAGCAGATGAAGATTTTTGGAAATTGTAGGCATGAAAATGTGGCTGCACCATTGGCATACTACTTCTCGGAAAAGGCTAATGGAAAGCTCATCGTCTATGATTACCATAGCCAAGGAAGTGTGTCCGACATGTTACTCG GGAAATCGCCTACACCCAACTGGGAAACTCGTCTAAGAATTGCAATTGGTGCAGCACGGGGCATTGCTCATGTCCACGCACAGTCTGGTGGGAAACTAGCCCACGGAAACATAAAGGcatctaatatttttctcaactCTCAACAGTATGGCTGTGTGTCTGATTTTAGTTTGACAGGGATCATGGCTAAGCCACGACGAGGCAATCCATGGTATCATACCCCGCCATACGGTCCCGCGAGTATATCCCAGGAAATTGATGTGTATAACTTTGGAAATTTATTGCTTGAACTTCTTACTGGTAAGTCATCCATGGAGGCGCATGGTTTTGAGGATGATATGGACCTGGAAACATGGGTTCGTTCCATCAAATCCCAGGATTGGACTTCTGAGTTGTTTGATCAATGTCTCAGAAGACCAATCAGGAATGAAAAGGATATGATAGAGATGGTGAAAACAGAGATTCCAGGCGTTGATTTAGAGGTCCAGGATTCAGTCACAGATTGGGAGGCACTGAGAGCAATTCTTCGCTCGCATTTTCGCTCGATGGCCCGTGTTCCAGCTGGCTACTTCACAGCTCAGGACTTGGCGGAGATGATAGAAATGAAGCGTGTTGCAATGAGGTGCTTGAGAGATAGGCCTAAGATGACTGAAGTAGTTTTGATGCTAGAGAATATCAAAGCAAGTCTGAGTAATAGGAAACCAGAACATGACCGATAA
- the LOC105160393 gene encoding uncharacterized protein LOC105160393 isoform X2, with amino-acid sequence MSEIYDNWERLLAAVLRREQFRRLCNQHSRNSSISSSSSGFSFSSPLHDIEFLNFSVPGAATSHNSSPQQQTHRQAAFISESVSPETAPINAGPLALFHRLLHVSQTLIYKVVLKVDVHDDREFGKALKVVSSFSGLQSANWDSPPEKLTLVGNFDPISMVKKLRKSLRTEIVSVGPGCSLLIGTGRGKSLH; translated from the exons ATGTCCGAAATCTACGATAACTGGGAGAGGCTGTTGGCTGCCGTTCTGCGCCGGGAGCAGTTCCGGCGGCTCTGCAACCAGCACTCGAGAAATTCTAGCATCAGCTCATCGTCCTCGGGCTTCAGTTTCAGTTCGCCGCTGCACGACATCGAATTTCTTAACTTTTCGGTCCCCGGCGCCGCCACCTCCCATAATTCATCTCCTCAACAGCAAACTCATCGCCAGGCGGCCTTTATCTCGGAGTCTGTCTCTCCGGAAACAGCACCAATCAACGCAGGCCCGCTTGCA CTTTTTCACCGACTTCTGCATGTCTCCCAGaccttaatttataaagtggTGCTCAAAGTGGATGTACATGATGACAGAGAATTCGGAAAGGCCCTCAAAgtagtttcttctttttccg GGCTCCAGTCTGCTAATTGGGACAGCCCGCCGGAAAAGCTTACGTTAGTTGGGAATTTCGATCCAATTTCAATGGTCAAAAAATTGCGAAAATCATTGCGTACAGAAATAGTCTCAGTTGGTCCG GGCTGCAGTCTGTTAATTGGGACAGGACGTGGAAAGAGTTTACATTAG
- the LOC105160393 gene encoding uncharacterized protein LOC105160393 isoform X1, with amino-acid sequence MSEIYDNWERLLAAVLRREQFRRLCNQHSRNSSISSSSSGFSFSSPLHDIEFLNFSVPGAATSHNSSPQQQTHRQAAFISESVSPETAPINAGPLALFHRLLHVSQTLIYKVVLKVDVHDDREFGKALKTLIFMVLKVDVHDDREFRKALKVVSSFSGLQSANWDSPPEKLTLVGNFDPISMVKKLRKSLRTEIVSVGPGCSLLIGTGRGKSLH; translated from the exons ATGTCCGAAATCTACGATAACTGGGAGAGGCTGTTGGCTGCCGTTCTGCGCCGGGAGCAGTTCCGGCGGCTCTGCAACCAGCACTCGAGAAATTCTAGCATCAGCTCATCGTCCTCGGGCTTCAGTTTCAGTTCGCCGCTGCACGACATCGAATTTCTTAACTTTTCGGTCCCCGGCGCCGCCACCTCCCATAATTCATCTCCTCAACAGCAAACTCATCGCCAGGCGGCCTTTATCTCGGAGTCTGTCTCTCCGGAAACAGCACCAATCAACGCAGGCCCGCTTGCA CTTTTTCACCGACTTCTGCATGTCTCCCAGaccttaatttataaagtggTGCTCAAAGTGGATGTACATGATGACAGAGAATTCGGAAAGGCCCTCAAA AccttaatttttatggtgCTCAAAGTGGATGTACATGATGACAGAGAATTCAGAAAGGCCCTCAAAgtagtttcttctttttccg GGCTCCAGTCTGCTAATTGGGACAGCCCGCCGGAAAAGCTTACGTTAGTTGGGAATTTCGATCCAATTTCAATGGTCAAAAAATTGCGAAAATCATTGCGTACAGAAATAGTCTCAGTTGGTCCG GGCTGCAGTCTGTTAATTGGGACAGGACGTGGAAAGAGTTTACATTAG
- the LOC105160682 gene encoding probable inactive receptor kinase At4g23740 isoform X1: MSAIYDNWERLVAAVLRREQLWQICHDHSRTPSLRSSVSSDFSSSFSLASPLSSGFFYREDGTFMFDMYRPLQISANIKASVRKEMAKEESGQLVIFKGSPFAFGLDELLIAPSVALGDTIDSFGNAYLVRLREDFVFVVKRISRENWAHDMFEKKIKLCAGIEHENIVKMMGYYINEDECLEILEYFPQGSLETMLHGKNRVHLDWGTRLRIAIGAAKGLAHIHGQRIGKVVHGNIKASNIFLDSEQYGCISDISVVTFTFSKYCAPETSAKEEMITQASDVYSFGVLLIELLTGRSPLRFIGRPLTFADWALYNARDGWTSLAFDKKLLKNPVVKQGMWEMLAVALSCVENKPEDRPTMEQVVDMLDKNECK, translated from the exons ATGTCGGCAATTTATGACAACTGGGAGAG GTTGGTGGCTGCTGTGCTGCGCCGAGAGCAGCTCTGGCAAATCTGCCATGACCATTCGAGAACCCCAAGCCTCCGATCATCGGTATCCTCAGATTTCAGTTCAAGTTTCAGCTTAGCTTCTCCACTTTCCAGTGGATTCTTCTACCGAGAAGATGGAACTTTTATGTTCGATATGTATCGACCTCTCCAAATTTCAGCCAATATCAAAGCTAGCGTAAGAAAAGAGATGGCTAAAGAAGAATCGGGCCAGCTAGTAATTTTCAAGGGCTCCCCTTTTGCATTTGGGCTCGATGAATTGTTAATAGCTCCTTCCGTCGCTCTTGGAGACACAATAGACTCGTTTGGAAATGCGTACCTTGTGAGGTTAAGAGAAGATTTTGTGTTTGTGGTGAAGAGAATTAGCAGAGAGAATTGGGCACATGATATGTTCGAGAAGAAGATAAAGCTTTGTGCCGGTATCGAGCATGAGAATATAGTTAAGATGATGGGATACTACATAAATGAAGATGAATGCCTCGAAATTCTTGAATACTTTCCTCAAGGAAGCCTGGAAACAATGTTACATG GCAAGAATCGCGTTCACTTAGACTGGGGAACCCGTCTCAGAATCGCAATTGGTGCAGCAAAGGGTCTTGCGCATATCCACGGACAAAGGATTGGGAAGGTTGTACATGGAAACATAAAGGCTTCAAACATTTTCCTCGACTCAGAACAATACGGCTGCATCTCTGATATCAGCGTTGTCACTTTTACATTTTCGAAGTACTGTGCTCCGGAGACCTCGGCAAAAGAGGAGATGATAACCCAGGCCTCTGACGTCTACAGCTTTGGGGTTCTGCTGATTGAACTTCTAACTGGAAGGTCCCCTTTGCGTTTCATCGGCAGGCCTCTAACGTTTGCTGATTGGGCTCTTTATAATGCTCGTGACGGATGGACTTCTTTGGCGTTTGATAAAAAGCTTCTGAAGAATCCTGTTGTGAAGCAAGGGATGTGGGAGATGCTGGCCGTAGCCTTATCTTGTGTGGAAAATAAACCAGAAGACAGACCAACCATGGAACAAGTAGTGGATATGTTGGACAAGAATGAATGTAAGTAA
- the LOC105160682 gene encoding probable inactive receptor kinase At4g23740 isoform X2 → MSAIYDNWERLVAAVLRREQLWQICHDHSRTPSLRSSVSSDFSSSFSLASPLSSGFFYREDGTFMFDMYRPLQISANIKASVRKEMAKEESGQLVIFKGSPFAFGLDELLIAPSVALGDTIDSFGNAYLVRLREDFVFVVKRISRENWAHDMFEKKIKLCAGIEHENIVKMMGYYINEDECLEILEYFPQGSLETMLHGKNRVHLDWGTRLRIAIGAAKGLAHIHGQRIGKVVHGNIKASNIFLDSEQYGCISDISVVTFTFSKYCAPETSAKEEMITQASDVYSFGVLLIELLTGRSPLRFIGRPLTFADWALYNARDGWTSLAFDKKLLKNPVVKQGMWEMLAVALSCVENKPEDRPTMEQVVDMLDKNECK, encoded by the exons ATGTCGGCAATTTATGACAACTGGGAGAGGTTGGTGGCTGCTGTGCTGCGCCGAGAGCAGCTCTGGCAAATCTGCCATGACCATTCGAGAACCCCAAGCCTCCGATCATCGGTATCCTCAGATTTCAGTTCAAGTTTCAGCTTAGCTTCTCCACTTTCCAGTGGATTCTTCTACCGAGAAGATGGAACTTTTATGTTCGATATGTATCGACCTCTCCAAATTTCAGCCAATATCAAAGCTAGCGTAAGAAAAGAGATGGCTAAAGAAGAATCGGGCCAGCTAGTAATTTTCAAGGGCTCCCCTTTTGCATTTGGGCTCGATGAATTGTTAATAGCTCCTTCCGTCGCTCTTGGAGACACAATAGACTCGTTTGGAAATGCGTACCTTGTGAGGTTAAGAGAAGATTTTGTGTTTGTGGTGAAGAGAATTAGCAGAGAGAATTGGGCACATGATATGTTCGAGAAGAAGATAAAGCTTTGTGCCGGTATCGAGCATGAGAATATAGTTAAGATGATGGGATACTACATAAATGAAGATGAATGCCTCGAAATTCTTGAATACTTTCCTCAAGGAAGCCTGGAAACAATGTTACATG GCAAGAATCGCGTTCACTTAGACTGGGGAACCCGTCTCAGAATCGCAATTGGTGCAGCAAAGGGTCTTGCGCATATCCACGGACAAAGGATTGGGAAGGTTGTACATGGAAACATAAAGGCTTCAAACATTTTCCTCGACTCAGAACAATACGGCTGCATCTCTGATATCAGCGTTGTCACTTTTACATTTTCGAAGTACTGTGCTCCGGAGACCTCGGCAAAAGAGGAGATGATAACCCAGGCCTCTGACGTCTACAGCTTTGGGGTTCTGCTGATTGAACTTCTAACTGGAAGGTCCCCTTTGCGTTTCATCGGCAGGCCTCTAACGTTTGCTGATTGGGCTCTTTATAATGCTCGTGACGGATGGACTTCTTTGGCGTTTGATAAAAAGCTTCTGAAGAATCCTGTTGTGAAGCAAGGGATGTGGGAGATGCTGGCCGTAGCCTTATCTTGTGTGGAAAATAAACCAGAAGACAGACCAACCATGGAACAAGTAGTGGATATGTTGGACAAGAATGAATGTAAGTAA
- the LOC105160683 gene encoding uncharacterized protein LOC105160683, with amino-acid sequence MSEIYDNWERLGGGRREQFRRLCNQHSRNSSISSLSSDFSFSSPLHDIEFLNFSVPGAAASHNSSSRQQTHRQAAFISESVSPETAPINADPLATFMYKVVLKVDVHDDREIRKALKVVSSFSGLQSVSLDRTQKKFTLVGDFDPISMVQKLRKSLHTEIVSVGQTKVG; translated from the exons ATGTCTGAAATCTATGATAACTGGGAGAGGCTGGGGGGGGGGCGCCGGGAGCAGTTCCGGCGGCTCTGCAACCAGCACTCGAGAAATTCTAGCATCAGCTCATTGTCCTCGGACTTTAGTTTCAGTTCGCCGCTGCACGACATCGAATTTCTTAACTTTTCGGTCCCCGGCGCCGCCGCCTCCCATAATTCGTCTTCTCGACAGCAAACTCATCGCCAGGCAGCCTTTATCTCGGAGTCTGTCTCTCCGGAAACAGCACCAATCAACGCAGACCCGCTTGCA ACCTTCATGTATAAAGTGGTGCTCAAAGTGGATGTACATGATGACAGAGAAATCAGAAAGGCCCTCAAAgtagtttcttctttttccg GGCTCCAGTCTGTTTCTTTGGACAGGACGCAGAAAAAGTTTACATTAGTTGGGGATTTCGATCCAATTTCAATGGtccaaaaattgagaaaatcaTTGCATACAGAAATAGTCTCAGTTGGCCAAACAAAAGTGGGCTGA
- the LOC105160392 gene encoding probable inactive receptor kinase At4g23740 gives MGNKIIFSAILVYGTLFVLATAEPVDDKRALLDFIGNISHSRNLNWDERTSACNSWTGVTCNHDRSKIIAVRLPAIGFKGRIPPNTLSRLVALQILSLRSNDISGPFPSDLLKLGNLTGLYLQFNNFQGPLPLDFSVWKNLSVLNLSNNDFNGSIPSSISSLTHLTALDLANNSLSGDVPDLNIPTLQLLDLSNNNLTGVVPQTLVRFPSSAFSGNNVTLQNLPPPVLSPTAVPKKHSWKFSEPAILGIVIGSCAAAFILIALLLIVTYRKKKDDKSIPGASQKKEKLTKRMASEHQDENGRVIFFEGCNLVFDLEDLLRASAEVLGKGAFGTTYIAALEDSTTVAVKRLKEVIVGKKDFEQQMEVVGNIRHENVAPLRAYYYSKDEKLMVYDYYNQGSMSALLHAKRGEDRIPLNWETRVKIAIGAAKGIAHIHSQCGGKLVHGNIKASNIFLNSQLHGCVSDLGLATLMSPIAPPVMRTAGYRAPEITDTRKVSQPSDVYSFGVLLLELLTGKSPVHASGGEEVIHLVRWVHSVVREEWTGEVFDVELLRYPNIEEEMVAMLQIGLSCVARMPEQRPKIGEVVKMLEEIRSSNTDNSPSAGTRSPGSTPALTPYVGEIGPSSVHT, from the exons ATGGGCAACAAGATAATCTTTTCGGCAATTTTAGTGTATGGTACGCTGTTCGTACTAGCAACAGCTGAACCTGTTGATGATAAGCGGGCTTTGCTTGATTTCATCGGTAACATTTCTCACTCCCGGAATCTGAACTGGGATGAGAGAACTTCTGCTTGTAATAGCTGGACTGGAGTCACTTGCAATCATGACAGATCAAAAATTATAGCTGTTCGATTGCCTGCTATTGGATTCAAAGGCCGCATCCCTCCCAACACTCTTAGCCGCTTAGTGGCACTTCAGATCTTGAGTCTGAGATCTAATGATATTAGCGGTCCTTTTCCGTCTGATCTTTTGAAGCTTGGGAATTTGACAGGTCTTTATCTTCAGTTCAATAATTTTCAGGGTCCATTGCCATTGGACTTTTCGGTCTGGAAAAATCTTTCAGTCTTGAACTTGTCGAATAATGATTTTAATGGGAGCATCCCATCTTCAATTTCGAGTTTGACTCATTTGACAGCTCTTGATCTTGCTAATAACTCACTTTCCGGTGATGTTCCTGATCTCAATATCCCGACTCTGCAACTATTAGATTTGTCCAACAATAATCTTACTGGGGTTGTGCCTCAAACTCTTGTTAGATTTCCTAGTTCAGCCTTTTCAGGTAACAATGTTACACTCCAAAATTTGCCGCCTCCGGTTCTTTCGCCAACAGCCGTACCCAAGAAGCATTCCTGGAAGTTTAGTGAACCTGCCATTCTTGGAATTGTTATTGGTAGTTGTGCAGCGGCATTCATTTTGATTGCCTTGCTATTAATTGTTACGtacagaaagaagaaagatgatAAGTCGATCCCAGGTGCATcacagaagaaagaaaaattgacaaagaGGATGGCTTCTGAACACCAGGATGAGAATGGCAgggtaatattttttgagggATGTAATCTTGTATTTGACCTTGAAGATCTGTTGAGGGCTTCTGCGGAGGTTCTTGGGAAGGGGGCCTTCGGAACTACGTACATAGCAGCACTAGAGGATTCAACCACAGTTGCGGTAAAGAGATTGAAGGAAGTTATTGTTGGGAAAAAGGACTTTGAGCAGCAGATGGAGGTTGTTGGGAATATCAGGCACGAGAATGTGGCTCCGTTAAGGGCTTATTACTATTCCAAGGATGAAAAGCTCATGGTTTACGATTATTACAATCAGGGGAGCATGTCAGCTTTGCTCCATG CAAAAAGAGGCGAGGATCGGATTCCTCTTAATTGGGAAACACGAGTAAAGATCGCAATTGGTGCAGCAAAGGGCATTGCTCACATCCACTCACAATGCGGTGGCAAGCTTGTGCATGGAAACATTAAGGCTTCAAATATTTTCCTCAACTCCCAACTACACGGCTGCGTCTCTGATCTCGGGTTAGCAACACTGATGAGTCCAATTGCACCACCAGTTATGCGTACAGCAGGTTATCGTGCCCCTGAAATCACAGACACCAGAAAGGTGTCTCAGCCATCCGATGTGTACAGCTTTGGAGTTCTCCTGCTTGAACTTCTAACCGGCAAGTCCCCTGTCCATGCATCGGGCGGTGAAGAGGTCATCCACCTGGTAAGATGGGTTCATTCCGTCGTTCGTGAGGAATGGACGGGTGAAGTATTCGATGTTGAGCTCTTGAGGTACCCTAACATAGAGGAAGAAATGGTGGCAATGCTGCAAATAGGGTTGAGCTGTGTGGCAAGAATGCCGGAACAGAGGCCGAAAATCGGTGAAGTGGTGAAAATGCTGGAGGAGATTAGAAGTTCAAATACAGACAATAGTCCATCTGCTGGAACCAGATCTCCAGGTTCAACTCCAGCATTAACTCCATATGTGGGTGAGATTGGACCGTCTTCAGTCCATACTTAG